One window of the Bos indicus x Bos taurus breed Angus x Brahman F1 hybrid chromosome 8, Bos_hybrid_MaternalHap_v2.0, whole genome shotgun sequence genome contains the following:
- the PHF24 gene encoding PHD finger protein 24 — translation MGVLMSKRQTVEQVQKVSLAVSAFKDGLRDRPSIRRTGELPGSRRGTVEGSVQEVQEEKEAEASAPALQEESSVNRASWERLRDGRGVEPEEFDRTSHFTPPAFIRPTRKLDDDKPPDIRLEPREPVVNDEMCDVCEVWTAESLFPCRVCTRVFHDGCLRRMGYIQGDSAAEVTETAHTETGWSCHYCDNLNLLLTEEEMYSLTETFQQCKVIPDCSLTLEDFLRYRHQTAKRGNSDRALSEEQEEQAARQFAALDPEHRGHVEWPDFLSHESLLLLQQLRPQNSLLRLLTVKERERARATFLARGSGSTISEAECHRAQHSWFCKRPIEAPSCSVSVSHVGPIADSSPASSSSKSQDKAPLPTEPESRFVDWPTFLQESVIYILAARPNSLAIHLKPPG, via the exons ATGGGGGTGTTGATGTCCAAGCGGCAGACGGTAGAACAGGTGCAGAAGGTGAGCCTGGCTGTGTCTGCCTTCAAGGATGGGCTGCGGGACAGGCCTTCCATCCGACGCACAGGTGAGCTTCCAGGGTCTCGCCGTGGCACAGTAGAGGGCTCTGTCCAAGaggtgcaggaggagaaagaagcagaggcAAGTGCCCCAGCACTCCAAGAAGAGAGCAGTGTCAACCGTGCCTCCTGGGAGAGGCTCCGGGATGGGCGTGGAGTGGAGCCTGAGGAGTTTGACAGGACCAGTCATTTTACACCCCCTGCCTTCATCCGCCCCACCCGGAAGCTGGATGACGACAAGCCTCCAGATATCCGCTTGGAGCCCAGAGAGCCT GTTGTTAATGATGAGATGTGTGATGTCTGTGAAGTCTGGACGGCCGAAAGTCTCTTCCCGTGCAGGGTCTGCACCAGGGTTTTCCATGATGGCTGCCTACGCCGCATGGGCTACATCCAGGGAGACAGTGCCGCAGAAGTGACCGAAACGGCCCACACGGAAACAGGCTGGAGCTGCCACTACTGT GACAATCTCAACTTGCTGCTAACTGAGGAGGAAATGTACAGCCTCACAGAGACCTTTCAGCAGTGTAAAGTTATCCCTG ACTGCTCCCTGACGCTGGAGGACTTCCTACGCTACCGCCACCAAACAGCAAAGAGAGGGAACAGTGACAGAGCTCTCAGTGAGGAACAAGAGGAGCAGGCAGCCCGCCAGTTTGCAGCCCTGGACCCTGAACACCGAGGACATGTCGAGTGGCCTGATTTTTTGTCCCACGAGTCCCTCCTGCTTCTACAGCAGTTGCGTCCCCAG AACTCTCTGTTAAGGCTTCTAACAGTCAAGGAGCGGGAGCGAGCCCGAGCCACCTTCCTGGCCCGGGGCAGCGGGAGCACGATCAGCGAGGCTGAATGCCACCGTGCCCAGCACTCTTGGTTCTGCAAACGCCCCATTGAGGCTCCTTCCTGCAGTGTCAG TGTCAGCCATGTGGGTCCCATAGCAGACAGCAGcccagccagcagcagcagcaagagtcagGACAAGGCCCCACTGCCCACAGAGCCTGAGTCCAG ATTCGTGGATTGGCCTACCTTCCTGCAGGAGAGTGTCATCTACATCTTGGCTGCTCGCCCCAACAGTTTGGCCATTCACCTGAAACCCCCAGGATAG